One window of Streptomyces sp. SUK 48 genomic DNA carries:
- a CDS encoding DUF4157 domain-containing protein — MQRTGAEAGPHAPDRSDVEAGLRDLGRPLDQATRLRKEEQFQADLSDVRLHTGPSAAQAAAAVQARAFTVDQDIVIGEGGGDPRTLDHELTHAVRNRQRASVGHPTGGGFRMTRPDDSEEREAEANASRMRSGGTSTVLGEGAGHRSAGGGRAHADGRSSDTAVQRTGPTDTAEEPAAEAAEPAEGAAPKGKEIIARLSQSIEQNTVQATSKRNVFAPGTWWPEQWMVQGPSRLRKTLDRRVMRGEAFGDQDLDDIRQLSSVNQQWLKDVGIGTYDEAEKYAEGPFKDWLKLAAGKRILTATLAVRKNHPILRKPGVLTPTDPAYTLGRFMLTRAPGTTPEERQGLERERDQQIRDTAVDTLYPEGVADARRHEGAVPAEGAALGKGKKKAPDYAKKDAQGREMLTKILLVLRHGLELYNPAKGAHEADYEQDVVRALAHGGRVNVRIPALSSKDEAAYRLPHFLGVTKDDTKGEPADGVTERDFATHRTSIGANKGETPGKFKEKGGVMASLTNKLSVGAASPKLWGQDISGGGFGSKDWNGDMVLPNGSYGHVLLVYHRPTTEKDGSLQIGIETIAPHADSPVGYEHDFRSTEATSNPESVLHGHKGDKIGSGGLGKNERLVDLRAMGASHPSGDWRTYLDEIQRDWESALTRTGEVSPQRRALYEELVGPRARA; from the coding sequence GTGCAGCGCACCGGTGCGGAGGCCGGCCCGCACGCTCCTGACCGCTCCGACGTGGAGGCCGGTCTGCGCGACCTGGGCCGCCCTCTGGACCAGGCCACGCGGCTCCGCAAGGAGGAGCAGTTCCAGGCCGACCTCTCCGATGTCCGGCTGCACACCGGTCCGTCCGCCGCACAGGCCGCGGCCGCCGTTCAGGCCCGAGCGTTCACGGTGGACCAGGACATCGTGATCGGCGAAGGGGGCGGCGATCCCCGGACACTGGACCACGAGTTGACGCACGCGGTCCGCAATCGGCAGCGGGCCTCGGTCGGGCATCCGACAGGCGGTGGGTTCCGCATGACGCGCCCGGACGACAGCGAGGAAAGGGAAGCGGAGGCGAACGCCTCGCGGATGCGCTCCGGCGGCACCAGCACGGTTCTGGGGGAGGGCGCCGGCCACCGGAGTGCCGGGGGAGGCCGCGCTCACGCGGACGGCCGGTCCTCGGACACGGCGGTCCAGCGCACGGGGCCGACCGACACCGCCGAGGAGCCCGCTGCCGAGGCGGCCGAGCCGGCGGAGGGAGCGGCTCCGAAGGGCAAGGAGATCATCGCCCGCCTCAGCCAGTCGATCGAGCAGAACACCGTCCAGGCGACGTCCAAGCGGAACGTCTTCGCCCCCGGCACGTGGTGGCCCGAGCAGTGGATGGTCCAGGGCCCCTCGCGGCTGCGGAAGACCCTGGACCGACGTGTGATGCGGGGTGAGGCGTTCGGCGACCAGGACCTGGACGACATCAGGCAGCTCTCCTCGGTCAACCAGCAGTGGCTGAAGGACGTGGGGATCGGAACGTACGACGAGGCCGAGAAGTACGCTGAGGGGCCGTTCAAGGACTGGTTGAAACTGGCCGCCGGTAAACGCATCCTCACCGCGACCCTGGCCGTCCGCAAGAACCACCCCATCCTGCGGAAGCCGGGAGTCCTCACGCCGACGGACCCGGCCTACACGCTCGGCCGGTTCATGCTCACCCGGGCGCCCGGCACCACGCCGGAGGAACGGCAGGGCCTGGAGCGGGAGCGCGACCAGCAGATCCGGGACACCGCCGTCGACACCCTCTATCCGGAGGGTGTGGCTGACGCGCGCAGGCATGAGGGTGCCGTACCGGCCGAGGGCGCCGCGTTGGGCAAGGGCAAGAAGAAGGCCCCCGACTACGCGAAGAAGGACGCCCAGGGCCGTGAGATGCTCACCAAGATCCTTCTCGTGCTGCGTCATGGGCTTGAGCTCTACAACCCGGCGAAGGGCGCGCACGAAGCCGACTACGAGCAGGACGTCGTCCGCGCGCTGGCCCACGGAGGTCGCGTCAACGTCCGGATTCCCGCCCTGAGTTCCAAGGACGAGGCAGCCTACCGACTGCCGCACTTCCTGGGCGTGACCAAGGACGACACCAAGGGGGAGCCCGCGGACGGCGTGACGGAACGGGACTTCGCCACCCACCGCACCTCCATCGGCGCCAACAAGGGTGAGACACCGGGCAAGTTCAAGGAGAAGGGCGGCGTCATGGCGTCCCTCACGAACAAGCTCTCCGTCGGCGCGGCCAGCCCCAAGCTGTGGGGGCAGGACATCTCGGGCGGCGGATTCGGCTCCAAGGACTGGAACGGCGACATGGTCCTTCCGAACGGCTCGTACGGCCATGTCCTGCTGGTCTACCACCGCCCGACCACGGAGAAGGACGGGTCCCTCCAGATCGGCATCGAGACCATCGCACCGCACGCGGACAGCCCGGTCGGGTACGAGCACGACTTCCGCTCCACCGAAGCCACCTCGAACCCCGAGTCGGTCCTGCACGGCCACAAGGGAGACAAGATCGGCTCCGGCGGCCTCGGCAAGAACGAACGCCTCGTCGACCTCCGGGCGATGGGCGCGTCCCACCCCAGTGGCGACTGGCGGACCTACCTGGACGAGATCCAGCGCGACTGGGAGAGCGCACTCACCAGGACCGGCGAAGTCTCACCGCAACGCCGGGCGCTCTACGAGGAGTTGGTCGGCCCCCGCGCCAGGGCGTGA
- a CDS encoding TetR/AcrR family transcriptional regulator C-terminal domain-containing protein translates to MESEREAGNADVPNSESAANQFLGMIANYVLWPRMLLTDWNPAASDVHYAVEQAVETTLARYASDRTV, encoded by the coding sequence TTGGAGTCGGAGCGCGAGGCTGGTAACGCCGACGTACCAAACTCCGAGAGCGCCGCCAACCAATTCCTCGGGATGATCGCCAACTACGTGCTCTGGCCCCGCATGCTGTTGACCGACTGGAACCCCGCAGCCTCTGACGTCCACTACGCCGTCGAGCAGGCGGTCGAGACCACGCTCGCCCGCTACGCCTCCGATCGGACAGTCTGA
- a CDS encoding sugar phosphate isomerase/epimerase: MPHDLDRIRVGSAPDSWGVWFPDDPRQVPWERFLDEVAEAGYAWIELGPYGYLPTDPARLTEEVARRGLRVSAGTVFTGLHRGPAVWDDTWAHVSQVAALTQAMGARHLVVIPSFWRDDKTAEILEPAELTAGQWGHLARGMERLGRRVRETYGLDIVVHPHADTHIDTEAHVERFLDATDSGSVGLCLDTGHYAYCGGDSVRLIETYGERIGYLHLKQVDPAVLAEVVARGLPFGPAVAQGVFREPPHGVPELGPVLAAAQKLGVDLFAIVEQDMYPCDPDKPLPVAERTRRFLRSCGA, encoded by the coding sequence ATGCCGCACGACCTCGACCGCATCCGGGTCGGCTCCGCCCCCGACTCCTGGGGCGTCTGGTTCCCCGACGACCCGCGGCAGGTGCCCTGGGAACGCTTCCTGGACGAGGTCGCGGAGGCCGGCTACGCCTGGATCGAACTCGGCCCCTACGGCTACCTCCCCACCGACCCCGCCCGGCTCACCGAGGAGGTGGCGCGCCGCGGCCTCAGGGTCTCCGCGGGCACGGTCTTCACCGGCCTGCACCGCGGCCCCGCCGTCTGGGACGACACCTGGGCCCATGTCTCCCAGGTCGCCGCGCTCACCCAGGCGATGGGCGCCCGGCACCTCGTGGTGATCCCGTCCTTCTGGCGCGACGACAAGACCGCCGAGATCCTGGAGCCCGCCGAGCTGACCGCCGGGCAGTGGGGCCACCTCGCCCGGGGCATGGAGCGGCTGGGCCGCCGGGTGAGGGAGACGTACGGCCTCGACATCGTCGTCCACCCGCACGCCGACACCCATATCGACACCGAGGCCCATGTCGAGCGCTTCCTGGACGCGACCGACTCCGGCTCGGTCGGCCTCTGCCTGGACACCGGTCACTACGCCTACTGCGGCGGCGACAGCGTGCGGCTGATCGAGACGTACGGCGAACGCATCGGCTATCTGCACCTCAAGCAGGTGGACCCGGCGGTGCTGGCCGAGGTCGTCGCGCGGGGGCTGCCGTTCGGACCCGCCGTGGCCCAGGGCGTCTTCCGCGAACCGCCGCACGGCGTACCGGAGCTGGGACCCGTGCTGGCGGCGGCGCAGAAGCTGGGGGTGGATCTGTTCGCCATCGTGGAGCAGGACATGTACCCGTGCGATCCGGACAAACCGCTGCCGGTCGCGGAGCGGACACGAAGGTTCCTGCGGTCCTGCGGGGCGTGA
- a CDS encoding Gfo/Idh/MocA family oxidoreductase produces the protein MEELGVAVVGFGWMGRVHTRAYARLPHHYPRLPLRPRLIAVAEEVPGRAEEAAEQFGFATATPDWREVAADPRVRAVSVTAPNFLHRRIGVATAEAGKHLWIEKPVGLSAEDAHAVADAAARAGVQGAVGFDYRNAPAVERARALIAAGEIGTVTHVRIRLFSDYAAPPDSALAWRYERARGGSRVLGDLASHGADVARFLLGDITALIADTAVFVPERARPAGATAGRPLGGGERGPMENEDYVGCLLRFASGARGVLEACRVSVGERNAYGFEVHGTSGAVFWDFRRMNELAVGQGAAVQEQPVCTVHVGPGDGEFAAFQPGAASAMGYDDLLVIEAHRFLRSIAEGTPYGATLADAVRGAVVPDAMAESAASGNWVDL, from the coding sequence GTGGAGGAGCTGGGTGTCGCCGTCGTCGGGTTCGGCTGGATGGGCCGGGTGCACACCCGGGCGTACGCCCGCCTCCCCCACCACTACCCCCGGCTCCCGCTGCGGCCGCGGCTGATCGCGGTCGCCGAGGAGGTGCCGGGCCGGGCCGAGGAGGCCGCCGAGCAGTTCGGTTTCGCCACCGCTACCCCTGACTGGCGGGAGGTGGCGGCCGATCCCCGGGTGCGGGCGGTCAGTGTCACCGCGCCGAACTTCCTGCACCGCAGGATCGGGGTGGCGACGGCGGAGGCGGGCAAGCACCTGTGGATCGAGAAGCCGGTGGGCCTGTCCGCCGAGGACGCCCACGCGGTCGCGGACGCCGCCGCGCGGGCCGGGGTGCAGGGCGCCGTCGGCTTCGACTACCGCAACGCGCCCGCCGTGGAGCGGGCTCGTGCGCTCATCGCGGCGGGTGAGATCGGCACCGTCACCCATGTACGCATCCGGCTGTTCAGCGACTACGCCGCCCCTCCCGACTCCGCCCTGGCCTGGCGCTACGAGCGGGCGCGCGGCGGCAGCCGGGTGCTCGGCGACCTGGCCTCGCACGGCGCCGACGTGGCCCGCTTCCTGCTCGGCGACATCACCGCGCTCATCGCCGACACCGCCGTCTTCGTCCCCGAGCGTGCCCGGCCGGCCGGCGCCACCGCCGGCCGCCCCCTCGGCGGCGGCGAGCGCGGCCCCATGGAGAACGAGGACTACGTCGGCTGCCTGCTGCGTTTCGCCTCCGGCGCCCGGGGCGTCCTGGAGGCGTGCCGGGTCTCGGTCGGCGAGCGGAACGCCTACGGCTTCGAGGTGCACGGCACGAGCGGCGCGGTGTTCTGGGACTTCCGGCGGATGAACGAACTCGCGGTCGGCCAGGGCGCGGCCGTCCAGGAGCAGCCGGTGTGCACCGTCCATGTCGGGCCGGGCGACGGCGAGTTCGCCGCGTTCCAGCCGGGCGCGGCCAGCGCGATGGGCTACGACGATCTGTTGGTGATCGAGGCCCACCGGTTCCTGCGCTCCATCGCCGAGGGCACACCGTACGGCGCGACGCTCGCGGACGCGGTGCGCGGCGCGGTTGTCCCGGACGCGATGGCCGAGTCCGCCGCCAGTGGCAACTGGGTTGATCTGTAG
- a CDS encoding cupin domain-containing protein — protein sequence MTHSFALHIPDADLEPDPLDPDQIVSGNPEVTGKVVWESADGRQIRGIWQITPGVVTDTEADELFVVISGSATIAFEDGPTLRVGPGDMAVLRAGDRTTWTVHETLRKAYAINL from the coding sequence ATGACGCACAGCTTCGCGCTCCACATCCCCGACGCCGACCTCGAACCCGACCCCCTCGACCCGGATCAGATCGTCTCCGGGAACCCCGAGGTCACCGGGAAGGTGGTCTGGGAGTCGGCGGACGGCCGGCAGATCCGCGGGATCTGGCAGATCACCCCCGGCGTGGTCACCGACACCGAGGCCGACGAGCTGTTCGTCGTGATCAGCGGCTCCGCCACGATCGCATTCGAGGACGGCCCGACGCTGCGGGTCGGACCGGGTGACATGGCGGTGCTGCGCGCGGGCGACCGCACGACGTGGACGGTGCACGAGACGCTCCGCAAGGCGTACGCCATCAACCTGTAG
- a CDS encoding Gfo/Idh/MocA family oxidoreductase, with the protein MRIGILGLGRIGAFHAETLSGLDAVESLVFADPSAGAAQAAAERFGARVAESPGALLAAGVDALVVAAATDAHPALIRAGVAAGVPVFCEKPVARTMAEGVAVRDRVRGSGVPVQIGYNRRFDAGFAAARAAVRSGELGALHTVRCTTLDPAPPPAAYVAASGGIFRDCSVHDFDIIRWVTGREVTEVYAVGGNRGADHIARAGDADTAGAVLTLDDGTIAVVSNSRHNGGGYDVRMELHGFTDAVAVGLDERLPLRSVEPGAGFPSGTPHAFFMDRFADAYRAELTAFTEVVAGTRTSPCTVEDALEAGWIAEACTLSRAEHRPVPVAEVRQP; encoded by the coding sequence ATGCGTATCGGAATCCTCGGCCTCGGCCGCATCGGCGCCTTCCACGCCGAGACCCTCAGCGGGCTCGACGCCGTCGAATCGCTCGTGTTCGCCGATCCGTCGGCGGGCGCCGCGCAAGCCGCCGCCGAGCGGTTCGGGGCGCGGGTCGCGGAGTCGCCGGGGGCGCTGCTGGCCGCGGGGGTGGACGCCCTGGTCGTGGCGGCGGCCACGGACGCCCATCCCGCGCTGATCCGGGCCGGTGTGGCGGCGGGGGTCCCGGTCTTCTGCGAGAAGCCGGTGGCCCGCACCATGGCCGAGGGCGTGGCGGTGCGCGACCGTGTGCGCGGCAGCGGGGTGCCGGTCCAGATCGGCTACAACCGCCGCTTCGACGCGGGCTTCGCCGCCGCGCGCGCCGCCGTACGGTCGGGCGAGTTGGGGGCGCTGCACACCGTGCGCTGTACGACGCTGGATCCGGCGCCGCCGCCGGCCGCGTACGTCGCCGCCTCCGGTGGCATCTTCCGGGACTGCTCGGTGCACGACTTCGACATCATCCGGTGGGTGACGGGGCGCGAGGTCACCGAGGTGTACGCGGTCGGCGGCAACCGGGGCGCCGACCACATCGCGCGGGCCGGTGACGCCGACACCGCGGGCGCGGTCCTGACCCTGGACGACGGCACCATCGCGGTGGTCTCCAACTCACGCCACAACGGAGGGGGTTACGACGTCCGTATGGAGCTGCACGGGTTCACGGACGCCGTCGCCGTGGGCCTGGACGAGCGGTTGCCGCTGCGCTCGGTGGAGCCCGGGGCCGGCTTTCCGTCGGGTACTCCGCACGCCTTCTTCATGGACCGCTTCGCCGACGCCTACCGCGCCGAACTCACCGCCTTCACCGAGGTGGTGGCCGGCACCAGGACGTCCCCGTGCACCGTCGAGGACGCCCTGGAGGCGGGCTGGATCGCGGAGGCGTGCACGCTCTCCCGCGCCGAACACCGTCCGGTGCCGGTCGCGGAGGTGCGGCAGCCCTGA